Proteins encoded by one window of Candidatus Nomurabacteria bacterium:
- the pilM gene encoding type IV pilus assembly protein PilM, with the protein MSTKSLLRLFPEPAYITLPAIGLDVSDQSIKFVELVAKPRGLVLGHYGHVSIPLGIIASGKIVDQEKLVPILAALKKDKNISYVRVSLPEEQVYSFRLTLTDVTEKELRNTIEFSLEEHIPIAAAEATFDFAVISQTGNAYNVQVCAAQTVLIQNYMDVFAEAGLYPLSFELEGTALARALIKKGDLNTYMIVDFGETRTGISIVANGVTLFSSTVEIGGYAITKMIEKKYSIPFEEAEKMKRTFSLESSQSSQELFKIMTDGVGVLRDEINKHFIYWQTHKDDNGGDRSPIQKIFLCGGNANMYGVGDYLSQSLRFPVELGNTWINVDGYTDEVPDMNKREALGYATAIGLVLGHFEND; encoded by the coding sequence ATGAGTACCAAATCACTATTACGATTATTTCCTGAACCGGCATACATCACATTGCCGGCTATCGGGCTCGACGTGTCAGATCAATCGATAAAATTTGTCGAGCTTGTAGCCAAGCCGCGCGGTTTGGTTTTAGGACACTACGGCCATGTGTCGATCCCGCTTGGGATTATTGCTTCAGGAAAGATTGTTGACCAAGAGAAATTAGTGCCGATTTTGGCGGCACTTAAAAAAGATAAGAATATTTCTTACGTGCGAGTGTCATTACCTGAAGAGCAGGTGTATTCTTTTCGATTGACACTTACTGATGTGACTGAAAAAGAGCTACGAAATACTATTGAATTTTCACTCGAAGAGCATATTCCTATCGCAGCGGCCGAAGCAACTTTTGATTTTGCTGTTATTTCTCAAACAGGTAATGCTTACAATGTCCAAGTCTGTGCAGCACAAACAGTCCTTATTCAAAACTATATGGATGTGTTTGCAGAAGCGGGATTATACCCATTATCCTTTGAGTTAGAAGGTACGGCACTTGCCCGCGCACTTATTAAAAAGGGCGACCTTAATACTTATATGATAGTGGATTTCGGTGAAACCAGGACGGGTATCTCAATCGTTGCCAACGGCGTCACGCTCTTTAGTTCAACAGTTGAAATCGGTGGCTATGCTATTACTAAAATGATTGAGAAAAAATACTCAATACCTTTTGAAGAAGCAGAAAAAATGAAGCGAACATTTAGTTTAGAGAGTAGTCAGTCTAGTCAAGAATTGTTCAAAATTATGACTGATGGTGTCGGTGTGTTGCGTGATGAAATCAATAAACACTTTATATACTGGCAAACCCACAAAGATGATAATGGTGGTGATCGGAGTCCTATCCAGAAGATTTTCCTCTGTGGCGGCAATGCCAACATGTATGGGGTCGGAGACTACTTGAGTCAGAGTTTGCGATTTCCGGTTGAACTCGGGAATACATGGATTAATGTTGATGGCTATACCGATGAAGTACCTGACATGAATAAGCGCGAAGCTTTGGGCTACGCAACAGCGATCGGGCTTGTACTCGGTCATTTCGAAAATGATTAA
- the mutM gene encoding bifunctional DNA-formamidopyrimidine glycosylase/DNA-(apurinic or apyrimidinic site) lyase, whose amino-acid sequence MPELPEVQTTVAGLAKVLPGLRITDVWTDLAVKTHTTPHLSQSLKDKNFFKKFKQILVGSKVVSVERRAKNILINLANKETILIHMKMTGHLMVGKYTKVENKKTKTFWQPATSEKNDALRDPYNKYLHVVFSLSNDKQLVLSDARKFAKVTLAPTEKIATSIHLGHLGPEPLEKKFTFKEFKLRLTKRPRGKIKEVLMNQSVIAGIGNIYSDEMLWLSGIHPASIAKEIPPKYLQILYTAMQKVLHQGIDFGGDSTSDYRDIDGKRGKFQHHHNVYRMAGKTCSKKDCTGKIIRMIIGGRSAHFCNTHQKMLK is encoded by the coding sequence ATGCCTGAACTCCCCGAAGTGCAAACAACAGTCGCAGGACTCGCCAAAGTGTTACCTGGGCTTCGAATTACCGATGTTTGGACTGATTTGGCCGTTAAAACTCACACAACTCCCCACCTTTCACAATCACTCAAAGATAAAAATTTTTTCAAAAAATTTAAACAGATTTTAGTCGGCAGTAAAGTAGTTTCAGTCGAACGACGCGCTAAAAATATTCTTATCAATCTTGCAAACAAAGAAACCATCCTCATCCATATGAAAATGACAGGCCACCTCATGGTCGGCAAGTATACAAAAGTTGAAAATAAGAAAACAAAAACCTTCTGGCAACCAGCAACAAGTGAGAAAAACGACGCCCTACGTGATCCATATAACAAATACTTACATGTTGTCTTTAGTTTATCGAATGACAAACAACTCGTGCTATCTGACGCAAGAAAATTTGCCAAAGTAACTCTAGCGCCAACAGAGAAAATTGCAACAAGCATTCATCTTGGGCACCTTGGACCTGAGCCACTCGAAAAAAAGTTCACGTTCAAAGAATTCAAACTGCGTCTCACCAAAAGACCACGCGGCAAAATCAAGGAAGTGTTGATGAATCAATCTGTTATTGCTGGTATCGGTAATATTTATTCTGATGAAATGCTCTGGCTTTCCGGTATTCATCCTGCATCAATTGCAAAAGAAATACCTCCGAAGTATTTGCAAATATTGTATACAGCAATGCAAAAAGTCTTGCACCAAGGCATAGACTTTGGTGGAGATTCGACGAGTGATTATCGTGACATCGATGGCAAACGCGGCAAATTCCAACACCACCACAATGTCTACCGTATGGCTGGCAAAACTTGTTCAAAGAAAGACTGCACTGGCAAGATTATTCGCATGATTATCGGCGGACGTAGTGCGCACTTCTGCAATACCCATCAGAAAATGCTAAAATAA
- the rpsT gene encoding 30S ribosomal protein S20, translating to MPITQSAKKALRGSMRKKQINDRRSKSMKDAIKKVEKLAKGDTKADAKKLVPAAYAAIDKAAKQGVIKKNTAARKKSRLSRITK from the coding sequence ATGCCAATTACCCAGTCAGCAAAAAAGGCGCTTCGTGGATCAATGCGCAAAAAGCAAATCAATGACCGCCGAAGCAAGTCTATGAAAGATGCTATTAAGAAAGTCGAAAAGCTCGCCAAAGGTGATACGAAAGCTGATGCAAAGAAGCTCGTTCCTGCCGCCTATGCTGCAATCGATAAAGCTGCTAAACAAGGTGTTATCAAGAAAAACACTGCTGCTCGCAAGAAATCACGTTTATCTCGAATCACAAAATAA
- a CDS encoding phosphoribosylformylglycinamidine synthase subunit PurQ — translation MKTIRMYSLRRTHEVCFILHVNENFTENNLQTLERLHFSQHGLYPVSYVPAQIREGKRVVEIRPILEYASPRSSKALRQFGHIGIDGVLRCEEARRYFVDVNISTENFLETLPDFDSMQECVYEAEAIFAEEIGTSYISFPEEIKLLGIRKSDGIKNLTDLGMKQVVAEYWYDYFVNEEKRNARILEVMTPLYGYTEHSKHPHFTSIHRIDGVGHEPLMNVVKASWKINPGKSVIAFHDNASAIRGFQVPHLLPVEKNNMHPFEYLMTDMDAVMKAETHNHPTGISPKPGAETGLGGLMRDVYINGQGGFLFGSFNILGVGALDLGDYVIPGQGLNLVYPKTCARPFPILSQGSDGICDYGNPHGTPGIAGSLSSSIFILPDGKRWENLKPVVYVGGVGIMPHDNIKKSNPEPGMLIIGIGGPVYPIGFGGGLASSLAHGTQSEDKDKNSVQRGDALMARNVHDLIVSCVNLRIVSGQQIIDLANDQGAAGICNALLEAIGSVGGEVDLSKVHVGADMSNTQKWLCESQERFILIIKKQNLNALNVLGRQTGIVPEILGEIVDTGRIKMIDGVTGQTLMDMRLSAFDRAEEKVIVASRIDQSRREFVPPSDLSLKKALEITFAQLAVGSKRWIVNKMDQTVGGRTVQHQFSGPLGMTVNDCAIIKMSVHPDDYSGICLGIGYKPNTLLADAEGGSIQTIVEALSNLIAGAPSSLELSDIAFLVNEMYSTGDPDENERMYRSVKIVSEFLIACGLHINGGKDSLKMKTKVMEEFVKSLDTLAMVAYAAVPDVRSAMTPYVKNPGKSMIGLVDFAAGDISLAGSALAQAHGEIGKTYPKVDPKQFMQGLRFVMELKRRKLITACHDRVGDGLLIALTEMLVAGCSGGQTYSNRENEFLKFAFSEAPGMLVEYTEESFDEIERQVRIYGVSFNTICITDSEDTNLYVNQNASSESFTTTELLQMIERTSSEINKSKIGPALAMTEFEVLTKEKSPTPYVVPFTSYSRQRHGTDPKVAILFEEGSNGVPEMAAYLKAGGLHPHSVSMDMLRNKQATLDDFRMTAWVGGWSFGDVFGSAVGWVAGIVEHPVLFAEVTRHFARLDVMGLGVCNGNQAFSLLDRYLHFMFPSIPLDERPRLLHNISGKFEAREPTVSFLKSNSPWLVGFEGAKLPIPVAHGEGKYTFKDVQCAEKFRDKGLSPIRFVDHNGQLTETYPDNPNGSPYGFAGCVSEDGRFLGLMPHPERALSMLNFSWKEGYAKGMKVSPYIKLVENARQWLVSHM, via the coding sequence ATGAAAACGATTAGAATGTATTCTCTACGCCGTACACATGAAGTATGCTTCATACTTCATGTTAACGAAAATTTTACTGAAAATAATCTGCAAACATTAGAGCGATTACACTTTTCACAACACGGTCTTTACCCCGTAAGTTACGTACCTGCTCAAATTAGAGAAGGTAAGCGAGTTGTTGAAATTCGTCCAATCCTTGAATATGCATCACCTCGGTCATCTAAAGCATTGCGTCAGTTTGGACACATTGGTATTGATGGTGTATTGCGATGCGAAGAAGCCAGACGCTATTTTGTTGACGTGAACATATCAACAGAAAATTTCCTTGAAACACTTCCTGATTTCGACTCCATGCAGGAGTGTGTCTATGAAGCTGAAGCAATTTTTGCTGAAGAAATTGGCACATCCTACATTTCATTTCCAGAAGAAATAAAGCTTTTGGGAATTCGAAAAAGTGATGGAATCAAGAATCTTACTGATCTGGGTATGAAGCAAGTAGTGGCAGAATATTGGTATGACTATTTTGTGAACGAAGAAAAAAGAAATGCGAGAATATTGGAAGTTATGACGCCACTCTATGGTTATACTGAACATTCTAAACATCCACATTTCACGAGTATTCATAGAATTGACGGTGTTGGCCATGAGCCTCTTATGAATGTAGTAAAAGCTTCGTGGAAAATAAATCCAGGAAAATCAGTTATTGCATTTCATGATAACGCAAGTGCAATTCGAGGATTCCAGGTTCCTCACTTGCTTCCTGTAGAGAAAAATAACATGCATCCATTTGAGTATTTAATGACCGATATGGACGCAGTTATGAAAGCTGAAACTCACAATCACCCAACGGGTATTTCACCCAAGCCTGGTGCTGAAACTGGGTTAGGAGGACTGATGAGAGATGTGTATATCAATGGCCAAGGAGGATTTCTCTTTGGATCATTTAATATATTAGGAGTTGGTGCGCTAGATCTGGGTGACTATGTAATTCCTGGCCAAGGTTTAAATTTGGTGTATCCGAAAACATGTGCACGTCCGTTCCCAATTCTGTCACAAGGATCAGATGGTATTTGCGATTATGGTAATCCACATGGAACACCAGGTATTGCTGGAAGTTTGTCATCAAGTATTTTTATACTTCCTGATGGTAAACGGTGGGAAAATTTGAAGCCTGTTGTATATGTTGGTGGTGTCGGTATTATGCCGCATGACAATATCAAGAAATCAAACCCAGAACCCGGCATGCTTATTATAGGTATTGGTGGCCCAGTTTATCCTATTGGTTTTGGAGGGGGACTGGCATCATCACTCGCACATGGAACACAATCGGAAGATAAGGATAAAAATTCGGTTCAGCGGGGTGATGCACTCATGGCGAGAAACGTACATGATTTGATAGTAAGTTGTGTTAATTTAAGAATTGTTTCTGGTCAGCAAATAATTGATCTTGCAAATGATCAAGGTGCTGCAGGTATTTGCAATGCACTTCTCGAAGCTATTGGTTCAGTCGGTGGTGAAGTAGACCTAAGCAAAGTACATGTGGGTGCAGACATGTCGAATACGCAGAAATGGTTATGTGAGTCACAGGAGCGATTCATCCTTATCATCAAAAAGCAAAATCTTAATGCTCTCAATGTCCTTGGTCGTCAGACAGGCATCGTTCCGGAAATACTTGGTGAAATTGTTGATACAGGGAGAATCAAAATGATAGATGGAGTGACTGGTCAGACGCTTATGGATATGCGACTCAGTGCATTTGATCGTGCGGAGGAAAAAGTAATTGTTGCATCACGCATTGATCAATCAAGAAGAGAATTTGTTCCACCAAGTGACCTATCGCTTAAGAAAGCGCTCGAAATAACATTTGCCCAACTAGCAGTTGGATCGAAACGATGGATAGTAAACAAAATGGATCAGACAGTCGGCGGACGTACGGTGCAGCATCAATTTAGTGGACCACTTGGTATGACGGTGAACGATTGTGCAATTATTAAAATGAGCGTTCATCCTGATGACTATAGTGGCATTTGCCTAGGGATTGGGTATAAACCCAACACCCTTTTGGCTGATGCGGAAGGTGGATCAATACAGACAATTGTTGAGGCGCTTTCAAACTTGATAGCAGGAGCGCCGTCGTCACTTGAATTATCTGACATTGCTTTCCTGGTAAATGAAATGTATTCCACCGGAGATCCTGATGAGAATGAAAGAATGTATCGATCAGTGAAAATTGTGTCAGAGTTTCTCATTGCTTGTGGTCTTCATATAAATGGAGGGAAAGATTCCCTTAAAATGAAGACGAAAGTGATGGAAGAGTTTGTGAAATCACTCGATACACTTGCAATGGTTGCATACGCTGCTGTCCCGGATGTTCGAAGTGCAATGACCCCATATGTTAAAAATCCTGGCAAAAGCATGATTGGATTGGTGGATTTTGCAGCTGGTGATATATCGCTTGCAGGTTCAGCATTGGCTCAAGCCCACGGTGAGATCGGTAAGACATATCCAAAAGTGGATCCGAAACAATTTATGCAAGGACTTCGTTTTGTGATGGAACTGAAACGTCGCAAATTAATTACTGCGTGCCATGATCGGGTTGGTGACGGACTTCTGATTGCACTTACTGAAATGCTGGTTGCTGGTTGTAGTGGAGGACAGACGTATTCGAATCGAGAGAATGAATTCCTGAAGTTCGCTTTCTCGGAAGCACCAGGCATGCTTGTGGAGTACACTGAAGAATCTTTTGATGAGATTGAGAGACAGGTGCGTATATATGGAGTTTCATTCAATACAATTTGCATAACTGACAGTGAAGACACAAATCTGTACGTTAATCAGAATGCAAGCAGTGAAAGTTTTACGACGACTGAGTTATTGCAAATGATTGAACGGACTTCTTCTGAGATTAACAAAAGTAAAATTGGACCCGCACTTGCAATGACTGAATTTGAGGTACTTACTAAGGAGAAATCACCTACGCCATATGTTGTGCCATTTACTAGTTATAGCAGGCAGCGACACGGTACTGATCCAAAAGTCGCAATCCTTTTTGAAGAGGGAAGTAATGGTGTGCCAGAGATGGCTGCATATCTCAAAGCAGGGGGACTTCATCCACACAGTGTGTCAATGGATATGCTTCGAAACAAACAGGCCACTCTCGATGATTTTCGCATGACAGCGTGGGTCGGAGGATGGTCATTTGGCGATGTCTTTGGAAGTGCGGTTGGATGGGTAGCTGGCATTGTCGAGCATCCAGTTTTATTTGCAGAAGTTACGAGACATTTTGCTCGTCTTGATGTTATGGGGCTTGGGGTTTGTAATGGTAATCAAGCTTTTTCTTTGCTTGATCGTTATTTACACTTTATGTTTCCGAGCATTCCATTGGATGAGCGACCAAGACTTCTGCATAATATCTCTGGTAAATTTGAGGCAAGGGAACCAACGGTGAGCTTTCTTAAAAGCAATTCACCATGGCTTGTTGGCTTTGAAGGCGCAAAGCTTCCGATTCCTGTAGCTCATGGTGAAGGTAAGTATACCTTTAAAGATGTGCAATGTGCAGAGAAATTCCGTGACAAAGGATTATCGCCTATTCGCTTTGTTGATCATAATGGTCAATTAACTGAAACGTATCCAGACAATCCTAATGGTTCGCCATATGGTTTTGCTGGTTGTGTTTCTGAAGATGGACGGTTCCTTGGGCTTATGCCACACCCAGAACGTGCTCTTTCTATGCTTAATTTTAGCTGGAAAGAAGGGTACGCAAAAGGCATGAAAGTAAGCCCATATATTAAATTAGTAGAAAATGCTCGTCAGTGGCTTGTTAGTCATATGTAA
- a CDS encoding RNA polymerase sigma factor gives MTKWLDNTESGDDPQELLRRAKAGDEESYGLLYKLYYTPIYRYLFFRTKDKTEAEDLTQGVFVKVFQALPNVEAGMKEPIAYFYTVARNMLIDHYRKQKVRQTVSEDDMEDVPDTREDIAVSLDIIFTTDKVKETLKSLTAEQQEVIILKFVNELSNKEIATVLGKNEDAVRQLQSRALKLLRQKLLYLRESM, from the coding sequence ATGACGAAGTGGCTAGATAATACCGAATCTGGAGATGACCCACAGGAGCTTTTGCGTAGAGCAAAAGCAGGCGACGAAGAGTCGTATGGCTTACTCTATAAGCTGTATTACACTCCTATATATCGTTACCTATTTTTTAGGACGAAAGACAAGACTGAAGCAGAAGACCTAACGCAGGGTGTTTTTGTGAAAGTTTTCCAGGCACTCCCTAATGTTGAAGCAGGCATGAAGGAGCCAATTGCCTATTTTTATACCGTCGCGAGGAATATGCTCATCGACCATTACCGTAAACAGAAAGTGCGCCAGACAGTAAGTGAGGACGATATGGAAGATGTTCCCGACACCCGAGAAGATATTGCAGTGTCACTTGACATCATATTTACAACCGATAAAGTAAAGGAGACGTTGAAATCTCTTACTGCCGAGCAACAAGAAGTTATTATATTAAAATTTGTGAACGAGCTCTCTAATAAAGAAATCGCTACTGTGCTCGGTAAAAACGAAGACGCAGTTCGTCAGCTTCAATCTCGTGCACTAAAACTTCTCCGACAAAAATTATTGTATTTACGTGAAAGTATGTAA
- the ruvX gene encoding Holliday junction resolvase RuvX — protein sequence MKYLGIDYGTKRIGIAVSDEGGRIAFPFRIIQNTPSALVEIVTIIDETNGKDIVLGSSVDTKGEENTVMHVIVEFKKILEDAVGGKVILMNESFTSVEARRSLEGKKSLHARKNKQEKQRPTDDKAAALILQRYLDKINL from the coding sequence ATGAAATATCTTGGTATCGACTATGGTACAAAACGAATAGGCATTGCAGTCTCTGACGAAGGTGGCAGGATTGCTTTTCCATTTAGAATTATTCAAAATACTCCAAGTGCTCTTGTAGAAATTGTTACCATTATTGACGAGACTAATGGCAAGGATATTGTTCTCGGTTCATCAGTAGATACCAAAGGTGAAGAAAATACTGTCATGCATGTTATTGTAGAATTCAAAAAAATTTTGGAGGATGCTGTCGGTGGAAAGGTTATACTCATGAATGAGTCTTTTACGTCAGTTGAAGCAAGACGAAGTTTAGAAGGGAAGAAAAGCTTGCATGCGCGAAAGAATAAGCAAGAAAAACAACGACCAACAGATGATAAGGCCGCTGCACTTATTTTGCAGCGATATTTAGATAAAATTAATCTTTAA
- a CDS encoding RluA family pseudouridine synthase: MKFNLKKSILYEDEHLFVINKPSGLMVHGDGRSKEKTLSEYILEVYPELETIGEPVEMTLKGEVIKVPRPGIVHRLDKETSGVLLIAKDQPTFLFIKKQFQEHKIKKTYHAIAWGTMKDSSGTITAPIGRSASDFRKWHAGRGIRGETRDAVTQFYVLRYFEEADTAFSYLEVHPKTGRTHQIRVHLAYRNHPIVGDSLYASKKPYMLGFDRLALHAYVLTFTKPDGEQLSVQAPLPELFQKYVK, translated from the coding sequence GTGAAATTCAATCTCAAAAAAAGCATACTCTACGAAGATGAACACCTCTTCGTCATCAATAAGCCTTCGGGGCTCATGGTGCACGGCGATGGTAGATCAAAAGAAAAAACTCTGTCCGAGTATATTTTGGAAGTGTATCCAGAATTGGAAACTATTGGCGAACCAGTCGAAATGACACTAAAGGGTGAAGTGATTAAGGTGCCACGGCCAGGTATCGTCCATCGGCTCGACAAAGAAACTTCAGGTGTACTTTTGATTGCAAAAGATCAGCCAACATTTCTTTTCATTAAAAAACAATTTCAAGAACACAAAATCAAAAAAACTTACCATGCGATAGCGTGGGGTACCATGAAAGACTCAAGTGGCACGATCACTGCTCCGATCGGCAGAAGTGCTAGTGACTTTCGTAAGTGGCATGCAGGGCGAGGTATTAGAGGAGAGACTCGTGATGCGGTTACGCAATTCTATGTCCTTCGCTACTTTGAAGAAGCAGATACGGCATTTAGCTATCTCGAGGTCCATCCGAAGACAGGTCGCACGCACCAGATCCGTGTGCATCTGGCGTACAGGAATCATCCTATCGTTGGAGATAGTCTCTATGCTTCCAAGAAGCCCTACATGCTTGGTTTTGACCGCCTGGCGCTCCATGCGTACGTACTCACCTTTACCAAACCTGATGGTGAGCAACTATCTGTCCAAGCGCCTCTGCCTGAGTTGTTCCAGAAGTATGTAAAATAA
- the ruvA gene encoding Holliday junction branch migration protein RuvA, translating to MIASITGTVRNLTDKYAVIETGGIGYKVYLAPDALASLTEGTTTSLSTYLSVREDALDLYGFKSQDERVFFELLLSVSGIGPKSALSILGITTIQTLEQAIGTGDTSYLTKVSGIGRKTAEKIVIELRDKLRANVDMKEAPGALRAESDVVEALKSLGYSQNEARDALKNVPSDILGTNARIKEALKILGNK from the coding sequence ATGATCGCAAGCATAACAGGCACCGTACGAAACCTAACCGACAAATACGCTGTCATCGAAACAGGTGGTATTGGTTACAAAGTCTATCTCGCCCCTGATGCACTAGCTAGTTTAACCGAAGGCACAACGACTTCTCTATCTACCTATCTATCCGTCCGGGAAGACGCGCTTGACCTCTATGGATTCAAGTCCCAAGACGAGCGAGTATTCTTTGAACTCTTACTCTCTGTTTCTGGAATTGGCCCCAAGTCCGCATTGTCTATCTTAGGCATTACGACGATCCAAACACTTGAACAAGCTATCGGCACCGGCGACACGAGTTACCTCACCAAGGTTTCTGGTATAGGCAGAAAAACTGCTGAGAAAATCGTCATTGAGCTTCGCGATAAACTTCGAGCTAATGTCGACATGAAGGAAGCTCCTGGCGCACTTCGCGCAGAGAGTGATGTCGTTGAAGCTTTGAAATCTCTCGGCTATTCGCAAAATGAAGCTCGCGATGCACTCAAAAATGTACCAAGCGACATCCTCGGTACCAATGCACGTATCAAAGAAGCACTGAAAATTTTAGGTAATAAATAA
- a CDS encoding TrmH family RNA methyltransferase — translation MVLILHNIRSVQNVGSIFRTADAAGISHIYIVGYTPTPIDRFGRKRADMIKTSLGAETTVPWSYEKTIASVCEKLRAEKYTIVALEQSPKSIDYKKYKTDKPIALIVGNEVMGIEQSVLDGVDTIVEIPMAGRKESLNVAVAAGIAIFRLSDI, via the coding sequence ATGGTTCTCATTCTCCACAATATCCGTAGTGTTCAAAATGTTGGATCAATATTTCGTACCGCTGATGCGGCGGGCATTTCGCATATCTATATTGTTGGTTACACACCGACACCTATTGACCGATTTGGCAGAAAGCGTGCTGACATGATAAAGACCTCACTCGGTGCAGAAACTACTGTGCCATGGTCGTATGAGAAAACAATTGCTTCGGTATGTGAAAAATTGCGAGCCGAGAAGTATACTATTGTCGCACTTGAACAATCACCAAAATCTATTGACTATAAAAAATACAAAACAGATAAACCTATTGCACTTATTGTTGGGAATGAAGTGATGGGTATTGAACAGAGTGTACTTGATGGGGTAGATACCATAGTCGAAATCCCAATGGCAGGCAGAAAAGAGTCACTCAATGTTGCAGTGGCAGCTGGTATTGCGATATTCCGATTGTCGGATATTTAA
- a CDS encoding acyl-CoA desaturase — protein sequence MLLILIFFACHWYGSLFFQTFLYHRYGAHEMFTMHPWTEKVFIFFAWVFTGSSYILIGPYVIMHRLHHAFTDTELDPHSPKYDKNIWRMMWHTREVYYKINKGEYPVDPKFKKNVPGWPWFEKNIGNSWISRIVWGTFYILVYLFAHFYLGASWWWFLLLPIHFLMAPFHGAIINWFAHTIGQKRFTMNDTSTNIVPVDLVMLAEAYHNNHHKYPARPNFGIKWYEIDPVYPFIKLFHWMRIIKLKPIKTT from the coding sequence ATGCTTCTCATTCTCATTTTTTTCGCTTGCCATTGGTATGGAAGCCTTTTCTTCCAAACGTTTTTGTACCATAGATATGGTGCACACGAAATGTTCACCATGCATCCATGGACTGAAAAAGTCTTCATTTTTTTCGCTTGGGTATTTACTGGATCATCTTATATTTTAATTGGCCCATATGTGATTATGCATAGACTCCATCATGCATTTACTGATACCGAACTTGACCCGCATTCGCCTAAATACGATAAAAATATTTGGCGAATGATGTGGCACACCAGAGAGGTCTATTACAAAATAAACAAAGGAGAATATCCTGTAGATCCTAAATTTAAGAAAAATGTCCCGGGTTGGCCATGGTTCGAAAAAAATATCGGTAATAGTTGGATTTCTCGTATAGTCTGGGGAACATTCTATATTCTCGTGTATCTTTTTGCGCATTTCTACTTAGGAGCTTCATGGTGGTGGTTTCTACTATTGCCTATTCATTTCTTGATGGCCCCTTTTCATGGAGCTATCATAAATTGGTTTGCACATACCATTGGCCAAAAGAGGTTTACGATGAATGACACCTCTACAAATATAGTCCCAGTTGATTTGGTAATGTTAGCTGAGGCATATCATAATAATCATCATAAATATCCAGCACGGCCAAATTTCGGTATTAAGTGGTACGAGATTGATCCTGTATATCCATTTATTAAATTGTTTCATTGGATGAGAATCATTAAGTTGAAACCTATCAAAACTACATAG
- a CDS encoding HAMP domain-containing histidine kinase has protein sequence MKKVFSTSKLRLISQSFFIFLASALLLLCGYLLRTENLAIWTLPLVVLGAAILLLVGGMVVVFIREQIRYDHFQQEFLTIALHKFRTPLTGIKWAAKSLLKPMTSTELTYISQEINNAGERLIEIVEILSHIEGIENTHINKFEAVSVRDIVEKSAAKYSQKIEEKSLTFAIEIPSTLPLVILDKLKIEFVLEILIENAITYTPKDGRIGIAAIRKGDFIEIIVSDSGIGILPGERRQLFRQFYRGDKAKTTDTEGMGLGLYIAKRIVLQNHGTISVRSAGRDKGATFTVRFRV, from the coding sequence ATGAAAAAAGTTTTCTCGACTTCAAAACTTAGGCTTATCTCTCAGTCATTCTTTATCTTTCTCGCATCTGCTCTGCTACTTTTGTGTGGCTATTTGTTGCGCACTGAGAATCTCGCTATATGGACATTGCCTTTGGTCGTACTTGGGGCTGCGATACTATTGCTCGTTGGCGGTATGGTCGTTGTTTTTATTCGGGAGCAAATTCGCTATGATCATTTCCAGCAAGAGTTTCTCACGATCGCACTGCATAAATTCCGCACACCTTTGACGGGTATCAAGTGGGCAGCTAAAAGTTTACTCAAGCCAATGACGTCGACTGAGCTTACGTACATCAGTCAAGAGATTAACAACGCCGGCGAGCGACTTATTGAAATCGTTGAAATCCTCTCGCATATCGAGGGCATTGAAAATACCCATATAAATAAATTTGAGGCGGTATCTGTGCGTGATATCGTTGAGAAATCAGCTGCCAAATATAGCCAGAAAATAGAAGAGAAAAGTCTAACATTTGCTATTGAAATCCCTAGTACGTTGCCTTTGGTTATTCTTGATAAGCTTAAAATAGAATTTGTTTTGGAAATTTTAATTGAAAATGCGATTACGTATACACCCAAAGACGGCCGTATCGGCATAGCGGCTATACGGAAAGGGGATTTTATTGAGATCATAGTATCTGACTCGGGTATAGGCATACTACCGGGCGAACGTAGGCAGCTTTTCAGGCAGTTTTATCGTGGGGATAAAGCCAAAACTACTGATACTGAGGGCATGGGACTCGGTCTGTATATTGCCAAGCGGATTGTTTTGCAGAATCACGGTACGATTAGTGTCAGATCTGCTGGTCGCGACAAAGGTGCAACATTTACGGTTAGATTTAGGGTGTGA